A single window of Pyxicephalus adspersus chromosome 10, UCB_Pads_2.0, whole genome shotgun sequence DNA harbors:
- the HMX2 gene encoding homeobox protein HMX2 has protein sequence MSSKEEVTKCAPATLSSFTIQSILQGTTSERAKPCAREPIASRQPSPSTSSDEEDEEWRETRCFCPESSGKESREQTPHTCSQHRCLNTSRGSHSPERSQLSSPSRHVYPGDRERHCTPSSGDKQGSSKKKTRTVFSRSQVYQLESTFDMKRYLSSSERACLASSLQLTETQVKTWFQNRRNKWKRQLSAELEAANMAHASAQTLVGMPLVFRDNSVLRVPVPRSLAFPAPLYYPGSNMSLPLYNLYNSKLDY, from the exons ATGAGCAGCAAGGAAGAGGTCACTAAGTGCGCCCCAGCGACCCTCTCAAGCTTCACCATCCAGTCCATCCTGCAGGGCACCACATCTGAGCGTGCCAAGCCTTGTGCCAGGGAGCCCATAGCAAGTAGACAACCCAGCCCCAGCACATCCTCAGATGAAGAAGACGAGGAATGGAGAGAAACCAGATGCTTCTGCCCTGAATCATCCGGCAAGGAGTCCAGGGAGCAAACCCCACatacctgcagccaacacaggtGTCTAA ACACTTCCCGAGGATCGCACAGTCCAGAGAGGAGCCAGCTTTCCTCTCCATCCCGACATGTCTATCCAGGGGACAGGGAAAGACATTGCACCCCTTCATCAGGAGACAAGCAGGGCAGCTCCAAGAAGAAGACCCGGACTGTGTTCTCCAGGAGCCAAGTCTACCAGTTGGAGTCTACCTTTGACATGAAGAGGTATCTGAGCAGCTCGGAGAGGGCTTGTCTGGCCTCCAGCCTCCAGCTGACTGAGACTCAGGTGAAGACCTGGTTCCAGAACCGCAGGAACAAATGGAAAAGGCAGCTGTCTGCTGAGCTGGAGGCTGCCAACATGGCACACGCCTCTGCGCAAACTCTTGTGGGCATGCCACTAGTCTTCAGGGACAATTCAGTTTTGAGGGTCCCAGTGCCCAGATCTTTAGCCTTCCCAGCCCCACTCTATTACCCAGGCAGCAACATGTCCCTGCCACTCTATAATTTATACAACAGCAAGTTGGACTACTGA